DNA from Pelobacter propionicus DSM 2379:
ATCCGAGCGTGTTTTCCCCTGTGTCTTCGCCGCCCTGTCAATCAAGGCTCGGATATCGCCCCGTACGCGCAGATTTACGGCACAGGTTCGGCTGTCAGTTTCTGGTGAGGTCGATGGCATGGTACCCTCTCTTTCTTTCGATACAGGTAATAGCACACCAATCGTTAGATACACAATGTATATCTGGTGTCAGTGCGTCAGTGGGGTCAGGCATTGAAGGTTTGAACCTGCCGCAGCTTCCGGCAGAGACGCGAGATCTTGTCGGCAATCTCCGGATCGTTTCTGCGCCGGTTTTCCATCCGCTTTGCCGCGCAGCTCAGCGTCGATGGCTCGCGACGCAGCCGGAGCGCCAATTCGGCAAGTGTTCCGCTGCCGAGTTCCAGTGTGGCCCAGGCGGCGAGGCTGCGAGCTTCGGATGCCGTGTGTTCCTGCCCCTGTGCGTACAGGCGCTTCTCATTGACGCCGCAGAGCCTCTTCACCGCCTCGATGATGGTGTCCATATCCGGTTTCCTCTCAAGGGGAGCGTCCTGTCGGATCAGGATCGTCTCCGTGAAGAAGGTGTCTCCCAACAGGCGGCTGTCGATGCTCTTCTCGCCGTGGAATTCCGGCCGTCTTCCCTCGTCTGCTCGCTCGGTGACAAAGCGTGAGAATAGGTCGCGCGCAGTGTCGGCCGAAGAAGAGAACAGCGAAAGCACCGGCTCGGGGTCGATCCAGGCGACGGTCTCTTTTCCCAGATACGCCCCGTGGCTGCTCCAGGGGTACGCCTCGGCACTGGCCGTCATTCCCGCCCGGACCGGATTCAGGTGGATGTAAGCGGCCAACTCCAGCAGAAAGGCATCCGCGTCGACCAGGATGGCCTTGTACCTTCCCTGG
Protein-coding regions in this window:
- a CDS encoding REP-associated tyrosine transposase → MGRKTRIHEPGAVYHVIMRGNARQNIFTDDRDRRRLYEIIAASQDRYRHRILAFCLMSNHIHLAIQVADIPLSRIMQCISQRYTQWHNRRHRQTGHLFQGRYKAILVDADAFLLELAAYIHLNPVRAGMTASAEAYPWSSHGAYLGKETVAWIDPEPVLSLFSSSADTARDLFSRFVTERADEGRRPEFHGEKSIDSRLLGDTFFTETILIRQDAPLERKPDMDTIIEAVKRLCGVNEKRLYAQGQEHTASEARSLAAWATLELGSGTLAELALRLRREPSTLSCAAKRMENRRRNDPEIADKISRLCRKLRQVQTFNA